In a genomic window of Streptomyces roseoviridis:
- a CDS encoding class I SAM-dependent methyltransferase, with protein MSDDPTQVREFFGVRAADWDSRFPDDGPAYAAAAADLGLRPGDAVLDAGCGTGRALPPLREAVGPTGTVIGADLTPEMLAEAVKAGRDRTGTLILADVARLPVRDGALDAVFGAGLVSHLADPAGGLRELARAVRPGGRLALFHPIGRAALAARHGRQITDDDLRAEPQLRPLLAASGWELRSYVDEDHRYLALAVRRSE; from the coding sequence ATGAGCGATGACCCCACACAGGTACGGGAGTTCTTCGGCGTCCGCGCCGCCGACTGGGACTCCAGGTTTCCCGACGACGGGCCCGCCTACGCCGCCGCCGCCGCCGACCTCGGACTGCGTCCCGGCGACGCCGTGCTCGACGCGGGATGCGGCACCGGCCGTGCGCTCCCTCCGCTGCGCGAGGCGGTCGGGCCGACGGGGACGGTGATCGGGGCCGACCTGACGCCCGAGATGCTGGCCGAGGCGGTCAAGGCGGGGCGCGACCGGACCGGGACGCTGATCCTCGCGGACGTCGCGCGGCTGCCCGTGCGGGACGGCGCCCTCGACGCCGTGTTCGGGGCGGGGCTGGTCTCGCACCTCGCCGACCCGGCCGGCGGTCTGCGCGAACTGGCCCGCGCGGTGCGGCCCGGCGGCCGGCTCGCGCTCTTCCACCCGATCGGCCGCGCCGCCCTCGCCGCCCGCCACGGCCGGCAGATCACCGACGACGACCTGCGCGCCGAGCCCCAGCTCCGTCCGCTCCTCGCCGCTTCGGGCTGGGAGCTGCGCAGCTACGTGGACGAGGACCACCGCTACCTGGCACTGGCCGTGCGCCGTTCGGAGTGA
- a CDS encoding tannase/feruloyl esterase family alpha/beta hydrolase — translation MLARALPPRRARGVRPVVPRGVPLLAALLAGLTVLGPASPAGAREAGTREAGTREAGSCARQERLDVPGAEHQEAACLPDLTTAGLAGTRYTDMADQAGLSAKGTVNPSGVPGIQIDGYFPDRSRLNATHGWAHDAQFVIRLPDRWNGGLVVTGAPGTRRQYSTDTIVSDHVLAQGFAYAATDKGNTGPDFFTDGREPGDAVAEWNHRVTELTKASKQAVRQRYGTAPRRTYMTGVSNAGYLTRWQLENRPELYDGGVDWEGVLWTARGPHLLTSLPVTVARHFGTVSDEDLIDAGFAPGSRFLWPYHDRAYWGLTQKVFRAEFDPSYDPECPGRTAGSTPERILAPCASDASYDYAARPAPVRRAVAKVALTGRIGKPLITLHGDLDALLPAATDSDVYARMVDGRGRGALHRYYTVQDGTHTDGLYDTHPDRLRPILPCYRSAFTALRRWVEAEVPPPADRVIARPAGGDVVNSCALR, via the coding sequence CTGCTCGCCCGCGCACTTCCCCCTCGACGCGCCCGGGGCGTTCGCCCGGTCGTCCCCCGAGGCGTTCCCCTGCTCGCCGCCCTCCTGGCGGGTCTCACCGTGCTCGGTCCGGCCTCGCCCGCCGGGGCGCGAGAGGCCGGGACGCGGGAAGCCGGGACGCGAGAGGCCGGTTCTTGCGCGCGCCAGGAACGCCTGGACGTGCCGGGGGCCGAGCACCAGGAAGCCGCGTGTCTGCCCGATCTGACGACGGCGGGGCTCGCGGGCACGCGGTACACGGACATGGCCGACCAGGCGGGTCTGTCCGCGAAGGGCACCGTCAACCCGTCCGGGGTGCCCGGCATCCAGATCGACGGCTACTTCCCCGACCGCTCGCGGCTCAACGCCACCCACGGGTGGGCGCACGACGCCCAGTTCGTGATCCGGCTGCCCGACCGCTGGAACGGCGGCCTCGTCGTCACCGGGGCCCCCGGCACCCGCCGGCAGTACTCCACGGACACGATCGTCTCCGACCACGTACTGGCGCAGGGATTCGCGTACGCCGCCACCGACAAGGGCAACACCGGGCCGGACTTCTTCACGGACGGGCGGGAGCCCGGTGACGCGGTCGCCGAGTGGAACCACCGGGTCACCGAGCTGACGAAGGCGTCGAAGCAGGCCGTACGGCAGCGCTACGGGACGGCACCGCGGCGGACGTACATGACGGGCGTCTCCAACGCCGGCTATCTCACCCGCTGGCAGCTGGAGAACCGGCCCGAGCTGTACGACGGCGGCGTGGACTGGGAGGGAGTGCTCTGGACCGCCCGCGGCCCCCACCTCCTCACCAGCCTGCCGGTCACCGTCGCCCGCCACTTCGGCACGGTCTCCGACGAGGACCTGATCGACGCCGGTTTCGCCCCCGGCTCGCGCTTCCTGTGGCCGTACCACGACAGGGCCTACTGGGGGCTGACGCAGAAGGTCTTCCGGGCCGAGTTCGATCCCTCCTACGACCCGGAGTGCCCCGGCCGGACGGCCGGTTCGACGCCGGAGCGGATCCTCGCGCCGTGTGCCTCGGACGCCTCGTACGACTACGCCGCCCGGCCCGCCCCGGTACGCCGGGCGGTCGCGAAGGTCGCGCTGACCGGGCGGATCGGCAAGCCGCTGATCACGCTGCACGGCGATCTCGACGCGCTGCTGCCCGCCGCCACCGACTCGGACGTGTACGCGCGGATGGTCGACGGCCGGGGCCGGGGCGCCTTGCACCGCTACTACACGGTCCAGGACGGCACGCACACCGACGGCCTGTACGACACCCACCCGGACCGGCTGCGGCCGATCCTGCCCTGCTACCGCTCGGCGTTCACGGCACTGCGGCGGTGGGTGGAGGCGGAAGTGCCGCCGCCCGCCGACCGTGTGATCGCACGGCCGGCGGGCGGTGACGTGGTCAACTCCTGCGCGCTGCGCTGA
- a CDS encoding MOSC domain-containing protein gives MPDTPEEGTHTDAGTDIDSDTGTRTGARTGADTGTDGRGVAATGTVTTVSSNGVYSFTKPNRESITLLAGLGVEGDVHAGTTVKHRSRVAKDPTAPNLRQVHLIHSELFDDVAGAGFDVAPGELGENITTRGIDLLGLPTGTRLHLGPDAVVEVTGLRNPCAQIDNFRHGLLKRVLGRDEHGRIVRKAGIMSVVLTGGEVRPGDAIRVELPAGPHRPLEMV, from the coding sequence ATGCCGGACACGCCCGAGGAGGGCACGCACACGGACGCCGGTACGGACATCGACAGCGACACCGGGACCCGGACCGGCGCGCGCACCGGCGCCGACACCGGTACGGACGGCCGCGGCGTCGCCGCCACGGGCACCGTCACCACGGTCAGCAGCAACGGCGTCTACTCGTTCACCAAGCCCAACCGGGAGAGCATCACGCTGCTCGCCGGCCTGGGCGTCGAGGGCGACGTCCACGCCGGAACGACCGTCAAGCACCGCTCGCGCGTCGCCAAGGACCCGACCGCGCCCAATCTGCGCCAGGTCCACCTGATCCACTCCGAGCTCTTCGACGACGTGGCGGGCGCCGGTTTCGACGTCGCTCCGGGCGAGCTCGGCGAGAACATCACGACCCGTGGGATCGACCTGCTCGGTCTGCCGACGGGTACCCGGCTGCACCTCGGCCCCGACGCCGTCGTGGAGGTCACCGGCCTGCGCAATCCCTGCGCGCAGATCGACAACTTCCGGCACGGGCTGCTCAAGCGGGTCCTCGGCCGCGACGAGCACGGACGGATCGTCCGCAAGGCGGGCATCATGTCGGTCGTGCTGACCGGAGGGGAGGTGCGGCCGGGCGACGCCATCCGCGTCGAGCTTCCGGCCGGACCGCACCGTCCCCTGGAGATGGTCTGA
- a CDS encoding acyl-CoA desaturase, with the protein MSQATATLTEPSAAHPATTDPHRPARPARGHGRGGGSEFAPLLRTMKQQGLLERRHGWYARGIAANLLGVAAVVTGLVLLGPTWWALPLALPLALFSARIAFVGHDAGHAQITDSRRLGRIIQLVHANLLLGMSREWWNDKHNRHHANPNHLEKDPDVAADVLVFAAHQTTGRTGLRRWLTRHQAWLFFPLTTLEGIALKVYGIQALLSRTGPYRTRRERLVEGALLLAHITGYTALLLALLTPLQALVFALLHQMLLGVHLGMAFAPNHKGMETPDAHPDGDSWGHLRRQVLTSRNIRGGAFTDWFLGGLNYQVEHHLFPSMPRPHLRLAQPAVRAHCQALGIPYTETGFVDSYRQALGHLHEVGAPLRAGGVA; encoded by the coding sequence ATGTCCCAGGCCACCGCGACGCTCACCGAGCCCTCCGCCGCGCACCCCGCGACCACCGACCCCCACCGCCCGGCCCGCCCGGCGCGCGGTCACGGCAGGGGCGGCGGCAGCGAGTTCGCCCCGCTCCTGCGCACCATGAAGCAACAGGGCCTCCTCGAACGCCGCCACGGCTGGTACGCCCGCGGCATCGCGGCCAACCTCCTCGGCGTCGCCGCCGTCGTCACCGGCCTCGTGCTCCTCGGCCCGACCTGGTGGGCGCTGCCGCTCGCCCTGCCCCTCGCCCTCTTCTCCGCCCGCATCGCCTTCGTCGGGCACGACGCCGGCCACGCGCAGATCACCGACAGCCGCCGGCTCGGCCGGATCATCCAGCTGGTCCACGCCAACCTGCTCCTCGGCATGAGCCGCGAATGGTGGAACGACAAGCACAACCGCCACCACGCCAACCCCAACCACCTGGAGAAGGACCCGGACGTGGCCGCCGACGTCCTCGTCTTCGCCGCCCACCAGACCACCGGCCGCACCGGCCTGCGCCGCTGGCTCACCCGCCACCAGGCATGGCTCTTCTTCCCTTTGACCACCCTGGAGGGCATCGCCCTGAAGGTGTACGGGATCCAGGCCCTGCTCTCGCGGACCGGCCCCTACCGCACCCGCCGCGAACGCCTCGTCGAGGGCGCCCTGCTCCTCGCCCACATCACCGGCTACACGGCCCTTCTCCTCGCCCTGCTGACCCCGCTCCAGGCCCTGGTCTTCGCCCTCCTGCACCAGATGCTGCTCGGTGTGCACCTCGGCATGGCCTTCGCCCCCAACCACAAGGGCATGGAGACGCCCGACGCCCACCCGGACGGCGACTCCTGGGGCCATCTGCGCCGCCAGGTGCTGACCTCCCGCAACATCCGCGGCGGGGCGTTCACCGACTGGTTCCTCGGCGGGCTCAACTACCAGGTCGAGCACCACCTCTTCCCGAGCATGCCGCGGCCTCACCTCCGCCTGGCCCAGCCGGCGGTGCGCGCCCACTGCCAGGCGCTCGGCATCCCGTACACGGAGACCGGCTTCGTCGACTCCTACCGGCAGGCGCTCGGCCACCTCCACGAGGTGGGGGCACCGCTGCGTGCCGGCGGGGTCGCGTAG